A stretch of Polypterus senegalus isolate Bchr_013 chromosome 3, ASM1683550v1, whole genome shotgun sequence DNA encodes these proteins:
- the LOC120526465 gene encoding vomeronasal type-2 receptor 26-like, which produces MFFISIQKILHYVENLNAHSKDGEDIYFDENGNLPSIYDVVNWQLTTEGDIQYVKVGSFDYSMGLGEDLIVNESAIKWPGGKRERPISICTTSCLPGSRKAPIRGRPVCCFDCIPCSDGEISNETDATSCLRCPDDHWSNKRRDACIPKVVEFLSYEEPLGTTLASLSVLTSMIPSLILCVFMWHGDTPIVKANNRQLSYVLLCALTLCPLCSLIFIGKPSPASCLLRQTTFGIIFTLSVSCVLAKTIIVVIAFKASKPGSELHKWVGSKLPITIIVFNTLIQVGICSVWLLCAPPFPETNMKAQVGKIILECNEGSTLALWCMMGYMGILASISFLVAFLARKLPDSFNETKYITFSMLLFVSVWLSFVPAYLSTRGKYMVAVEIFAILSSSAGLLGCFFFPKCYIILIKPEKNTREFIKGKRSSSANREL; this is translated from the exons ATGTTCTTCATTTCCATTCAAAAGATTCTTCACTATGTTGAGAATTTGAATGCCCATAGCAAAGATGGAGAAGACATATATTTTGATGAAAATGGAAACCTCCCCTCCATCTATGATGTTGTCAACTGGCAGCTGACCACAGAGGGAGATATTCAGTATGTCAAAGTGGGGAGCTTTGACTACAGCATGGGTCTGGGGGAAGATCTCATTGTTAATGAGAGTGCCATCAAATGGCCAGGGGGAAAAAGAGAG CGCCCCATCTCAATATGTACAACCAGCTGCCTGCCAGGTTCCAGAAAAGCTCCAATCCGTGGGAGACCAGTGTGCTGCTTTGACTGCATTCCTTGTTCAGATGGGGAGATAAGTAATGAAACAG ATGCTACATCATGCCTGAGATGTCCAGATGATCACTGGTCTAACAAAAGACGTGATGCATGTATTCCCAAGGTGGTTGAATTTCTGAGTTATGAAGAACCACTGGGCACCACTCTGGCATCTCTGTCTGTGTTGACTTCCATGATTCCATCTTTAATACTTTGTGTTTTCATGTGGCATGGTGATACACCCATTGTGAAGGCCAATAACCGACAGCTCAGCTATGTCTTGCTCTGTGCTCTAACACTTTGCCCACTCTGCTCTCTTATCTTCATTGGGAAACCATCACCTGCCTCTTGCTTACTCCGTCAGACCACATTTGGCATTATATTTACCTTAAGTGTTTCCTGTGTTCTGGCCAAAACCATCATCGTGGTCATTGCATTCAAGGCCTCCAAACCTGGCAGTGAATTACACAAATGGGTGGGCTCCAAGCTGCCAATTACAATTATAGTTTTCAATACCCTCATCCAGGTAGGCATCTGCTCAGTCTGGCTACTGTGTGCTCCCCCTTTTCCTGAAACCAACATGAAAGCTCAGGTtggaaaaataattttggaaTGCAATGAAGGTTCAACTTTAGCATTGTGGTGCATGATGGGATACATGGGCATCCTTGCCAGTATTAGCTTTTTGGTTGCCTTTCTTGCACGAAAGCTTCCTGATAGTTTTAACGAGACAAAGTATATCACGTTCAGCATGCTGCTTTTCGTCAGTGTGTGGCTTTCCTTTGTCCCTGCCTATCTCAGCACACGAGGCAAGTACATGGTAGCTGTTGAAATATTTGCCATTCTTTCGTCCAGCGCAGGGCTTCTGGGCTGCTTTTTCTTCCCCAAGTGCTACATCATCTTGATCAAACCTGAGAAGAATACTCGAGAGTTTATCAAGGGCAAAAGATCATCTTCTGCTAATAGAGAACTATAG